A genomic region of Notamacropus eugenii isolate mMacEug1 chromosome 3, mMacEug1.pri_v2, whole genome shotgun sequence contains the following coding sequences:
- the TNFRSF13C gene encoding tumor necrosis factor receptor superfamily member 13C, producing MVGQGFGGASGKCPPLCFDELLRKCLPCNLYQTLTATGADNISSSSETVTLMTQVSNTSTTSLLRMFPGPYLLLGIPIGLAIVLAMLYGLLVCLLQRRLERAPADEEAGSSRELVQGVDLPLYQEPKALQTQNSNLGEDQDQHPFQECDGAPELPSAPSHSFPVPATELGAMELVTTKTITTEL from the exons ATGGTGGGGCAAGGGTTTGGAGGGGCCAGCGGGAAATGTCCTCCACTGTGTTTTGATGAACTCCTCAGGAAGTGCTTGCCATGCAATTTGTACCAGACCCTCACGGCTACTGGAGCTG ACAACATCTCCAGCTCCTCAGAGACAGTCACACTGATGACCCAAGTGTCCAATACGTCAACAACTTCACTCCTCAGGATGTTTCCAGGCCCATACCTCCTCCTTGGGATCCCCATAGGGCTGGCAATAGTGCTGGCCATGCTGTATGGTCTGCTGGTGTGTCTGCTGCAAAGACGCCTGGAGAGGGCCCCCGCTGACGAGGAGGCTGGCTCCAGCAGGGAACTAGTCCAGG GGGTCGACCTCCCCCTTTACCAAGAACCCAAAGCCTTACAGACCCAGAACAGCAACTTGGGTGAAGACCAGGACCAACATCCTTTTCAGGAATGTGATGGTGCTCCTGAGCTCCCCTCAGCACCCAGTCACAGCTTCCCTGTGCCCGCCACAGAGCTGGGGGCCATGGAGCTTGTCACCACCAAGACCATCACCACGGAGCTGTAG